The DNA segment aggtataagttataccaaaAGGGTATTTTCGTCTAGTCAGGTATAAGTTTTTTAAAAGGAGTGGCTAAAGTCTAAATACATTGAAAACAGTGGCTTTAAAATAAAAGCCACAGCTTTTAGTGGCTATTTGTGTCGTTCGACCTAAAGTTCTATTAGGCGAGCCCAGTACGTTGGGCGTTGGGCATGTCCGGGGCGTAAGCCCCGATGACCGAGGCGTAAGTCTCACGGAACTAAGCCCCACACATAAACCCAGGGGAGTTTTACGAGTGCTCCGCCCTAGGGCGAGCCCCGGGCGAGTCCTAATTCTGCCTTTTAAAACAGAGGTCTAAACTATTGTCTTTTTTAAATATGTTAATTAATTAATATTACACTAATTTGAACATAAGGgtagatttgaaaaaaaaagactttCTTATTTTGCTAAAAACATCAAATATTtagaaataaattaaattttCATAAACGGCTAATTTCTTAGACCGAAGACAGTAACATTCAATTTATTCACTAAACTGTACACTTAAATTAATTCAACACTTCCTATACAAACTAGACctgaaaatataataaatgcAGGGTAAATATTGCTGGTGGGTCAATGGCCAATAAATCCTCGATTCGTACATATCCTTTTAACATTTAACTATAACATTTATAGTAATAAATTATTCTGATGTTAGGTTTCCAACTTGCAGATAAGTCAGGTCAATGACCAAATAAGTGTTCGTTAGAGACATATCATTATGCTGTCCCACATGTTTTTTCATATTTCACATAGTAAAAAATGGTAAACACAGATATGTCACATTAAAAAAATCTACATTAAAAAGTAGTCTATCTTTAATAAGTAAAATCATTATATGTATTCTCATTACTTTATTTCTTCCCCCTTCCCCTATTCAATCAGTTCTCATCAATTTTCAAACTattcttcttcttattatttCTTCTCCACCCTTTATCACATGCGCTGTGAAAAATGAATTTATCTCTCTATGTTAGAACAAGAAGAATTCTATGTTTGTTTATACTTATTATTTCATCGAATATAGTTCTTGGATCAACCAATTGTACACATTCATGTGGAAAAAGTTTTCTTCAATAtccttttggtttttcttcaggCTGTCCAATTCAATTAAATTGTACCTCACATGGGGCAATGGTCATTAACAAATTCCCAGTTCAGGCTATAACTTCTGAGACCATTTTAATTAATCTTTTAGCCAAATGTAGCCGTCCATTTTCTGCAATTCACAATCTTTTTAGCTCAAATTACGCACCCACTTCACGTAATGGAATACTTTTCCAAAATTGTAGCTTTTCACAGTCTAGTTGTTTGATACCTTCAACTATGATTCAAACTCATTTTGAGCTTCTTGACTGTGGGAAAGAAAATATGAGTTGTTATTCTGAACCAAATAGTGAGAGTAATTTTATTGACTTGAGGAATTTGTCAAGAACTGGGTGCCACTCTTTGTTTTCTGCAATATCTGTTGAGTCAACGTTGAATGGTTCGGCAGTTTCTTTGGATGTTCAAGTGGTTCAATTGGGATGGTGGCTTCAAGGAAATTGTCAATGTTCTTCTAATGCAAATTGTACTAAAATCTTGTCACCTATTGATGGGAAATTGGGATATAGGTGCCAGTGTTCAGAAGGTTTTATTGGAGATGGTTTCTTAGCTGGCTCCGGCTGCCGGAAAGGTACGTCTGATTAATTACTTAATTATGTAATCAACGCACCTGCCAGATTGACTCTTTCTCTTGGACCTCATACGTGTAAATTCATTTTGATTATGGATAACGATGAGACTTGAAGTTAGTATTTCTGTGTGATCCTACAGTGAAATGCAATGATCAtttcatttgaaagttaaatTGTTAATAAAATACACTTttaattacttaattatatcttcTCGCCAACTTTCAATGTAAAACTAGATGTTTTAGTTTTCAGAAAGTAATAATTATAGAGAAAATTATATACGACCTCTGGAAAGTAGAAATTAAAGGTCATATATGCAAAAGTGTGATGTTATATCTTCAAATTTCTCCAAGCTACTTTGGTTATAAGCCAAAAGTTTATCGGAACAACTCCTCTATATTCACAAAATAAAGATAAGGTTTGCGTATACACCCATCCTAATATCCTATTTGTAAGACTATtgggtatgttgttattgttattgttaggTTTGAGTTGGGAGGTTTAACTAATAAATTGAAGTAGATGTATGATGAGGAAGTTTTGACCAACTTGGAGAGAGAAGAACATCATAATTGGATGAGAAAACATGGGTCCAAGTAAAAAGATGACATACCGGGGcggctaaaaagaaaaaaagtaccATAGTTGACTGTATAACTCTTGTTCAAGTTGAAATTTTTATTCTTTACTAAATCTTAATTTCTCTAATCTGAGACGTGGATTGCATGTTAAGGCACTGTAAAGTCATAGTCTTACTAAACTTTTCTCATGTTCATACTAAAGTCGGAACAAGTTTCATAGAAATTGAAGATAGAATCAAGAAAAGAGCAAATAGTGACTATTATCAGATCAACTTGGTGATTGTCACCTTTCACAAACTAGGTAATAATGACAACCTTAAGAAGACAATAACCGTATGTGTTTGCTTCATCAGCGGAGCAACTCGTGACTAGCTAGCTAGGTAGGACCTAGGAATGGTGATGGTTGTTGCCTTTCAATGTCGCTTATCAATGCCAATTAGAGGCAAATCTATATATAGacttaattatatattttaattattttagatATTTATATACGTATGCATAATTAGAGTCGATAGCATGTTTTAAGTTGAACCAAGTGATAGCTACATATAATGAAAAGGTCTCAATTGGTAAATTTCCTTCGTTGGAAAATTATGCTGTGCAAATAGGataaaaacaaatattcttgaatGTATATGAATTTTTGAATCCCAATGATACATACGAATCTTTTTGCGATTAAGGTGATTCAAAATGTTTGTTAGGTTTAGATTCGAATACTGACTGTaacattttttgcattttttattatAGTTTTTATTCCTTTGCTAATTGAACTTACAAAATTCGTCTTTTTAACTCCATGCAAAATGTTAAGGCATGGGCTTTTACGTGTTGTGGATTGGTTGGTGTAGTGTCCATTCATGATATTCTATCAAGATGTCCAGCCAAAATTTGTTTCATCATTAATTCAAGGAAGGTTTTTTTTTTCCCTTGGTTTTCTTCATTTCCTATATATCTCCATTTGGCTGCGAGTAAGCAAGGAAAATGGAGTCGCCATCATATTGTGTGGCGATAGTAGTTCAACAATGTCAGTGGACCCCTCCACGCATTAATTTCCTTCCTTTTCAATAATGCttaagaaaaaaaatgtttttggtGACTAATTTGGATTTTGGATAGGGAAAGATTTAAACTAGGGAGGGGAGCCTTGCCATAATATAATTGGTAAAGTTATTGTTATGTGACCAGAAAGTTACGAGTttgagccgtggaaacaacctcttgcagaaatataGGATAAAGTTGCGTATAATAGACCATGTGGTCTGGCTTTCCCCCAACCCCGCACATAGTGTGAGCTTTGTATGGGTCAAAAATTACCTTTGACATGATCAAACCATGTTAACATTAAGGAGGCATTCACGAGCTGCTACGTGTTGCCAGTATGACTTCGATAAAGGCTTGCCCGATGTCGAAGTGATCTATTAAGAAGTGATGGGCAGGGCCGGTGAAGCTATTGAAGAGACACAAGGATAGGGGACTTAAGGCATTCACTTGTAAAAAAACACATTGACTTTATAGAGAAAATTTGGCTTTACTGCAAGCACACGAGAGATGCATTTTTACAAATAATCGTGCATAACTTTCCACTTGATCCAAGAACAACCTGAATATTCAAAGGCTTATcaatcattcatcattgtcagaagGAATATCCACATATCTCACCCCTTTTCGAGTGACTCGCATGTTCTTATTTACTTAGATGTCAttcattgctatttattattatttgatgCTATCCTCGAGGGGAAAAAATGTTATCCTCCTCCTTTTGAGTCATTGAATATTGTTAGTATTGTCCACATTTATTGCTATTCGGTCAAACATATATATTATCTACTGCAAAATCGGTTAACATATCTTTTGGATATTAATATTAGCTAAGATTAACTCTACTTTATTTAAATCTAATTGGTTGAACCCGTATCTAAATTTTGGGTCAAACAAACTTAGTGCACCGGTCTTTCCTTCTAGTTAACGTGAAAAATAGATGTGTCATAGCTAATTCCAAGTGTTTCTTATGAATGCAGATGACACAACATGCAACCCTTCAAATTACCTTTCAGGCAAATGTGGAGGAACCACCAGGGTTGGCGTACTTGTTGGAGGTAATACTCAGCtcgatttaagttatatacaccgATAGTGTAGAGTCTCATAGCGTATAGTACTAGTCGAAATGAAATCCTTTTCTTGTCCTTTTACTTATTGAAAACCATTTTTTCTCCAGGCATTGCAGCAGGTGCTTCATTAATGGTAAGTATAGGCCTAATATGCTGCTTTATTCGACGAAGATTGAATTTCCAAAACAGAAGCAGAAGAAGCCGCGAGCTATGTGAAACAACGGGGATTACTATCCCGATTTATCCATACAAAGAAATGGAAAAGGCAACCGATTTCTTCTCTGAGAAGCGAAGACTAGGAAATGGCGCTTATGGAACAGTTTATTCAGGAAAACTTCAAAGCGACAATTGGGTAGCAATCAAAAGAATTATGAATAGACATACTGATAGCATTGAACAAGTCATTAATGAGATCAAGCTCCTTTCTTCAGTAAATCATCCGAATCTCGTTCGACTCTTGGGCTGCTGTATTGAAAAAGGTGAACAGATTCTTGTTTATGAGTTCATGCCTCATGGAACTTTGTCACAACATTTacaaagagaaaaaggaaatgcACTTCCGTGGCCTGTTCGCCTCACGATTGCAGCAGAAACTGCTCAAGCTATAGCTTATCTTCATAATGCAATGCACCCTCCAATATATCACAGAGATGTTAAGTCTAGTAACATACTCTTGGATTATAATTACAAGTCAAAAGTCGCGGATTTTGGACTTTCAAGACTTGGTATTATTGAATCATCCCATATTTCTACCGCGCCACAAGGAACTCCAGGATATCTTGACCCTCAGTATCATCAGAATTTTCAGTTGTCTGATAAGAGTGATGTTTATAGCTTTGGCGTAGTTTTGGCAGAGATCATAACAGGACTAAAAGCAGTGGATTTTGCTCGTCCACAAGACGAAATAAACTTGGCTGCACTAGCAATTGACAGAATAGGAAAGGGTAATTTAGATGAAGTTATCGATCCCTCAATCGAGCCACATATGGATGCTTGGACGCTTTCGTCTGTGCATAAGGTAGCTGAACTGGCATTCAGATGTCTTGCATTTCATCGCGATATGAGGCCATCGATGATGGAAGTGGCGATTGAATTAGAACAACTTAGATTAAGCAAATGGGCAATTTCAGAAGATAATATTACAGCTTCATCAGAGGGATCTTCTATTTCATCAGCTTCAGATGTGAGTGAGAAACCATTGAACCTTTCAATTAAGAAGAGAGAAATGGATATAAAAGCTATATTTTCGACGGAAAAAATAAAGGATTATTCTCCTGTTTCAATACAAGATCCATGGAAAAGTGAGCAAAGCTCTCCATCTTGTAGTAGTTTGCTCAATCATATAGTCAAGTAATGTTAATGTAAAggcttttctatttttttgtaatttactTACAGGAACATGTAGCTGTTGACAGTGTAGTATACTAGCAAAAAATTACTAGCGAGAATACTGCATATGCCATATTTGTGTGTATCTCTAaagttttttctcttcttttgtgTTCTTTTTTATGTATTTTCCTCTGTGGATACTTGATAGTATAACTATGCCTTTGTTGCTGCCTGGAGTTAGATTCTGCCTTGACTGTTTATGGGCTTCGTCTCTGTTTATAGGGAGAACGACACAACACAAATAGGATCATTTGGTGCCACCATTAAAATTTTGACCCCAGTAAAAAAGTCTTGTGTTTCCGATCAAAATTTTGAAGTACGCTGGTCAAAAAATTTTGGGCAAGTCTTATGCTGATTTGCTAAAATTCTAAGAGTTTCCCATAATTTTGCTAGTTGTGGTGATCAAATCCCGATGGTTACCATATTTTAGTACAATTGAAAGTATTTCTTACGGttgccatatatatatatttttttgcaaTTGGCCACAAAATTCTAATCGATCACCATAATTTTTCGCATTGTGGTTATATATTCTGGTGCTTGTCATCTTTGGTGCTTCAAAATTCTGACCAACGTATTTTAATTCTGACACAAgatcaaaatataaataatggtTTTAAAATGGTCCGTCCAACGTCACTTCCAGCTGTTTTAAGTTCTTTTGTTTATTAAATCTCTTTTGAATTATACTTATGGGAAATTTAAAGAGCACCTATACTTTGGGTTTTGTGTAAGGGTGGCAAGTGGGACGGTTAGGCTCGGAACCGATCCAGGACCGCGAGCCCATATGGGTAGTAGGCATAAACGGTCCTACCCGTTTAAGCCCGGGACCAGGGAGATATACAGGCCCATGTGGGCCGGTTCACAGTAGGGGACCGTTAGGATCGGGACCGGGTCCTAAGTGGGCCAGTTCAACCGGTCCCAAACGGTCTCAAACGGTCCCCAACGgctatatttaaaaaaaaaatcccacTTAATTTTCTGACCATTACCCATTTAAAATGTAACCGTTATTGTTGCCAAAATAGTTGTTGGCTATTTTATAAATAGCCATTTAACCCCtccaactttgttttaaccccaaactttttataattacactttttttcctattttcaactataaataccccctcattctttcatttttcttcaccaaatcatcaatctctctctaattttcttctaaaatTGGTTACTTTGTTGTTgcaacttgtgtgaaaaattgtgaagttggtgaattgaagtattcaagtcttcaacgataattaATTTTCAACAAGTTATTCGTCAATttggtaaactcgttccaactctttagttttaatattatagttttgtttgttttatttaattaCTTTGTATAATTATAAATAAGATGGAATattccttaaaaaaaatatttagtaaaaataaggaaaaatccaaGAGTGGTAAATCTAGTGACCAATCTATTCCTCCTCTAATTCCCCGACCTCCCCTACCCAAACCCGATATCCGCCCTCCACCTGCtcctattcttgatagtgataatactttattacaatttacGGAGAGTTAATATATGCATAATGTTGGAGGTGGTGAAAATTTAGATCATGAATATATGAATTCTCTTTATGGTAATCCAACTATTGATGAAGAAGATAAGCaggtgtagacatgtaattttgacCCGCGCATTAGAATCACCTTTAATAGTCCTAGTATATTTATGATATTACTTGAGTTTATTTCTATATAGTTCattctattttttaattttaattctatttttaggcacaaaaaaaaacaaaaaaacacaaaaaaaagtagtttcatttttctatttaattcaatatTAGGTATTTTTGGAAagatatattattattattttaacctATTTTTATTCTAATATAATCATtggaaaaaatatacaaaaatagtttcatatttattttatttctatttagtttagGTTATTAACGTTTTTATAGCAATATACTTTTtgttttcacttttattttgaatataataatttataaaagaaaaatatatataaaaatatagtaTCATAGTATGATAtattttgctttaattaattagaattaattttaaattattttaaaaaaaaaagaaaagttcaaGTTTCTAATTATTGGATCTAAAAGAGTTAGAACCCACTAAATTTGAGCCCAATTGCTCCAAAATTACCCCCCCCCTCCCAAAATCCGCCCAAGTAGCCCAATCCGGCCAACCCAATCCCCTAACCTAAGTCCCAACCCAAACGGCGCCCCCTCCTTCTTTTCACCTCTGTCGCGCCCAAACACCACAACCTCACCAGAACTCGTCCAAACCAGCGAGTCACTCACCCAAACTCGCCTCATATGGTCCCCTATAGTCCCCTCTCTTCTCCTCTCCTTCTTCCACGTCACTCAAATCGTACAATCCTCATCATAACAATTAGATTCAtgcatttttcctttctttttcgtTCGATGTGAAGCAAATCCGAGACCCTTGAATAAATCTTGGAATAATGGGAACTGTTGGATGAAGATTTTTATCCAAAGTctccatttttctgatttttgtttgtGAAAGGGGATTTTCGGAATTTATTTGATGGCAAATTCGGGTTTTTGGGGGCTTTCttggagaagaaggaggaggaagcTTCTAGGGTGCCTATATATTTGGGGATATTCGGACAGAGGAAGGGGGAAGAAAACTTTGGTAGGAAAATTGGGGTTCTAAGAGAGTATTCTTCTTTTACTCAATTGTTCATCTTCATTTTTTATTTCcagaaaagaaaaacgaaaaaaaaagagtctcATTCAAcctttaattttctttttcattaaattccaaaaaaaaaaagactctGTTTTGGATGTTATTTGAGTTTAAATTCAGAAACATATCAGCTCCTTTTCTTGGATTTAGATTTTTGGTTTCCCTTTTGAGCGAGACATAGCCGAGTGAAGTTCGCTTGCCGATTCGAGGTCGGTCCATGATTCCTACTCAATTTGCACCTGCTGTTTTTACGAGTTTACTGGTTGGGTTACCTTGTCGGCCTTCTTTGTACGTCCAAAAACAGAGTCTAGTTGGAAGAGCTTGAGGTTCAATCCCTTATCCTTCTCTTATTTATTGTGTTAATGGTAGTGATAAGCATGATATTAGTTTTTGACTTAATTATGTTTGTTTCTTGTCTGAGATTTGTGAATCACTTTTGCGTATTTTTGTTTTAGTTGCCTTCGTAAGAATTCATCTTAGCTATATTGAGTAGTTCGTGAATATTGTGTAAATTCTATTTAGGCTTTGAAAGTTCTGTTCAATCTCAGTCTCGTGCCTCACAGTAGTCCTTTATCTAATTCTTGAAATTTCAAATTCTAGTGTAGTTAAAGGAGGTTACTGTGTTTGTAATAATATTCTTCTTCatcaatttagaaaataaaaagtaATTGTTTAAGTGATTGTTTGGTCTAGTGTTATTGAAGTTAATTAGAATATGTTATCATCTTCAGCAGGTCATAGTTTTCAACTTAATGATTTTCGGAGAATATTGATTTTTGAGAAAGTCTAAATGTTTCCTCACAAAGTGATATCTCTTTGTTAGATTGATTTGGGTGTTAATTGATTAGAGTAGTGTTAGTTTGTTAATAGATCATACTATTATATTTGTGAATTATTTAGCTTCGATTGAATTTTTGAGGCTTGTTGGTCTTTTTAGTCTTATTGGTCCGAGATGTTCCTGACAAAATAATTAAGAACGTGTCAAACATTTTTTGAAGGCTATGTGTCAAATCTATATTTAATTAATCAGAAGATCATTCCCTGATACTCTAAGAAGTTATAGAAAGGACCCTTTTATTGAACCTATTTTATTGAAATCTTAGGATGTTTGAAACCAGATCAATTATATAAATCCCACCAGTTCTTGCTTATCTAGGTATCCTGATTTTAGATTCCTTTTAGTTGTCTTGATCTTTGTTTAAACCTAACACTATTTtttcattgtttgttttcttAAGAATTGATTGTTTGAGCCTAGTACTTAGTTGAACTAATTATTTCGGTGATATTAATGCTTAACTGCCAGTTTATGCCTTTAGTTTCTTCATGAGTTGATGCTTGACATGAAGTCG comes from the Nicotiana sylvestris chromosome 4, ASM39365v2, whole genome shotgun sequence genome and includes:
- the LOC104241326 gene encoding wall-associated receptor kinase-like 14, whose amino-acid sequence is MNLSLYVRTRRILCLFILIISSNIVLGSTNCTHSCGKSFLQYPFGFSSGCPIQLNCTSHGAMVINKFPVQAITSETILINLLAKCSRPFSAIHNLFSSNYAPTSRNGILFQNCSFSQSSCLIPSTMIQTHFELLDCGKENMSCYSEPNSESNFIDLRNLSRTGCHSLFSAISVESTLNGSAVSLDVQVVQLGWWLQGNCQCSSNANCTKILSPIDGKLGYRCQCSEGFIGDGFLAGSGCRKDDTTCNPSNYLSGKCGGTTRVGVLVGGIAAGASLMVSIGLICCFIRRRLNFQNRSRRSRELCETTGITIPIYPYKEMEKATDFFSEKRRLGNGAYGTVYSGKLQSDNWVAIKRIMNRHTDSIEQVINEIKLLSSVNHPNLVRLLGCCIEKGEQILVYEFMPHGTLSQHLQREKGNALPWPVRLTIAAETAQAIAYLHNAMHPPIYHRDVKSSNILLDYNYKSKVADFGLSRLGIIESSHISTAPQGTPGYLDPQYHQNFQLSDKSDVYSFGVVLAEIITGLKAVDFARPQDEINLAALAIDRIGKGNLDEVIDPSIEPHMDAWTLSSVHKVAELAFRCLAFHRDMRPSMMEVAIELEQLRLSKWAISEDNITASSEGSSISSASDVSEKPLNLSIKKREMDIKAIFSTEKIKDYSPVSIQDPWKSEQSSPSCSSLLNHIVK